A single window of bacterium DNA harbors:
- a CDS encoding DUF4837 family protein, translating into MSKLVLTIILGSMLIAGCERRKSSAIGGNDQIIIIADSSNWELGKEILKKVFERTYFTPQPETDFYIQKVPISLFETYKKYKNVIMIGTLDSDQPVSNAVKAMLSEDATRAVETGQYFVFTRNDEWTLNQRLMILTAPAMADLNLALQDNADMVYDVFNQHKNELVYDFIYTTSSPLENKELQNELFKKYGWYMRIHPDFKLLEDKEDSNYVRFHSRSYSKALQRWISLYWVSVNDSSEAAETLSKSWMISTRSKIGSWFFEPVVNDSGYDNVRLTIFNHYNALEYTGIWKTADIKNAFGGPFKSTAFYDDSAKKIFFIDEAVFFPEDNQKLKYMRELDVIIHTFSLSNPNLR; encoded by the coding sequence ATGAGTAAATTAGTCCTGACAATTATTCTTGGCTCGATGCTGATTGCCGGTTGTGAACGAAGAAAATCTTCCGCTATCGGCGGCAATGATCAGATCATCATCATTGCCGATTCATCCAACTGGGAATTAGGTAAGGAAATATTAAAAAAAGTTTTTGAACGCACCTATTTTACGCCCCAACCGGAAACCGATTTTTATATTCAAAAAGTACCGATCTCGTTATTCGAGACATATAAAAAATATAAAAACGTCATTATGATCGGTACGCTTGATTCAGATCAACCTGTTTCCAATGCTGTCAAAGCCATGTTGAGCGAAGATGCAACCCGTGCTGTTGAAACCGGGCAATATTTTGTCTTTACGCGCAATGATGAATGGACGCTGAATCAACGGCTAATGATTTTAACAGCGCCGGCAATGGCGGATCTTAACTTGGCATTGCAAGACAATGCCGATATGGTATACGATGTTTTTAATCAGCACAAAAATGAATTGGTTTACGATTTTATATATACAACATCTTCTCCACTTGAAAACAAAGAATTGCAGAACGAACTATTCAAAAAATATGGCTGGTACATGCGAATTCACCCTGATTTCAAGCTGCTCGAGGATAAAGAAGATAGTAACTATGTTCGTTTTCACTCTCGCTCATATAGCAAAGCATTGCAACGTTGGATCAGTCTTTATTGGGTTTCTGTCAATGACAGTTCGGAAGCCGCAGAAACGTTGAGCAAATCATGGATGATTTCAACCCGTAGCAAAATTGGATCGTGGTTTTTTGAACCTGTGGTGAACGATTCAGGATATGACAACGTCCGCTTAACGATCTTCAATCATTACAATGCGTTGGAGTATACCGGCATTTGGAAAACAGCCGATATCAAAAATGCATTCGGCGGCCCTTTTAAATCTACTGCATTTTATGACGACTCGGCCAAGAAAATATTTTTTATAGACGAAGCTGTTTTTTTTCCCGAAGATAATCAAAAATTAAAATACATGCGCGAGTTGGACGTCATTATCCATACGTTCAGCCTCAGTAACCCCAATTTAAGATAA
- a CDS encoding CDP-alcohol phosphatidyltransferase family protein, with protein sequence MLPIIYYLHLGTIDPQYNLNALILMFIGALTDTLDGQLARRLHQVTEVGKIIDPIADKIGIAVILSYLAITRSDFPTWFVLFAFARDIIIFVVGLYVKKKYNYIFMSNMLGKITVTVMAITILIYTVKDLYHFEEFFQFCLWASVIFLIASSASYAIRLASFIGEQQT encoded by the coding sequence TTGCTTCCTATAATTTATTATTTACATCTTGGAACCATTGACCCGCAATATAATTTAAATGCGCTCATCCTCATGTTTATTGGCGCCCTCACGGATACACTGGATGGGCAATTAGCACGTCGATTGCATCAGGTCACCGAAGTCGGAAAAATTATCGACCCTATTGCCGACAAAATTGGTATAGCCGTTATTTTAAGTTATTTGGCTATAACCAGAAGTGATTTTCCAACCTGGTTTGTACTTTTTGCGTTTGCGCGCGATATTATTATTTTTGTGGTCGGGCTTTATGTCAAAAAAAAATACAATTACATTTTTATGTCCAACATGCTTGGGAAAATAACTGTAACGGTAATGGCTATTACAATTTTAATTTATACCGTAAAAGATCTCTATCATTTTGAAGAATTTTTCCAGTTTTGTCTTTGGGCTAGTGTAATTTTCTTAATCGCGTCATCGGCATCATACGCTATACGATTGGCCTCATTTATTGGAGAGCAACAGACATGA
- a CDS encoding STAS domain-containing protein, translated as MKQSKKVQIASESAVKVTSKRVTDSMAIVEIEDKLMTEEHIQMLTSAVKELISGDMKDIVIDLSKIKRINSSGLGSLISVYTAIRNKGGNLKIGGLNEFVKNVLNITKLIEVFEIYPTQEDAVKAFAGK; from the coding sequence ATGAAGCAGAGTAAAAAAGTGCAAATTGCCAGCGAGAGTGCCGTTAAGGTTACTTCTAAGCGCGTTACCGATTCCATGGCGATTGTAGAAATCGAAGACAAGCTTATGACGGAAGAACATATCCAGATGCTCACAAGTGCCGTAAAAGAATTGATCAGCGGCGATATGAAAGACATCGTAATCGATCTTTCAAAAATTAAACGCATCAACAGTTCCGGGTTAGGAAGCCTTATTTCGGTTTATACGGCCATTCGTAACAAAGGCGGGAACTTAAAAATCGGCGGACTCAACGAATTTGTAAAAAATGTTCTGAACATCACTAAATTGATTGAAGTTTTTGAAATATATCCAACCCAAGAAGATGCGGTTAAGGCTTTTGCAGGCAAATAG
- a CDS encoding SPASM domain-containing protein, with protein MCSLDHDKPKQRMSPEILGKILDNLLTDRRFESIEVINLHNAGEALLHPEIIKMLQIISNYRKKAHLTRQSFPQVFLLTNGIPLTKEKASEILKLNVIDKMRFSMDGGTPEKFEEMRTRAKWETFSNNVKTFISLNNQNNGQRVSTQIISVIEPDRVLNTNWMDKEFREILSLVDEYELRHPHDWAGEVDIKLNRKKHKPHKIGCGLLMHQLVVLPNGDVTVCCADLNSRGVIGNILEKELFEIYRSEKRLLWIKAHLKRKKVNVELCKDCETH; from the coding sequence ATGTGCTCACTGGATCACGATAAGCCCAAACAAAGAATGTCACCCGAAATTCTAGGTAAGATTTTAGATAATCTTCTGACCGACCGGCGTTTTGAATCAATAGAGGTTATCAATCTTCATAACGCGGGCGAAGCGCTTCTTCACCCAGAAATTATCAAGATGCTGCAAATCATTTCAAATTACAGAAAAAAAGCCCACCTAACTCGTCAATCATTTCCACAAGTTTTTTTACTAACCAATGGAATCCCATTAACGAAAGAAAAGGCGTCTGAAATTCTGAAATTAAATGTTATCGACAAAATGCGTTTCAGCATGGATGGTGGAACACCGGAAAAATTTGAGGAAATGCGTACGCGGGCAAAATGGGAGACATTCAGCAATAACGTAAAAACGTTCATTTCTTTAAATAATCAAAATAACGGACAACGTGTTAGTACGCAAATTATCTCAGTCATCGAACCTGACCGCGTTTTAAATACCAATTGGATGGATAAAGAGTTCAGGGAAATTTTATCGCTGGTAGATGAATATGAATTGAGGCATCCGCACGACTGGGCAGGAGAAGTGGATATCAAACTCAATCGAAAAAAACATAAACCTCATAAGATCGGCTGTGGCCTACTTATGCATCAGTTAGTAGTATTGCCAAATGGAGATGTCACTGTCTGTTGCGCTGATCTTAATTCGCGTGGTGTTATCGGCAACATATTAGAAAAAGAGTTATTCGAAATTTATCGATCTGAAAAACGACTACTATGGATTAAAGCTCACTTAAAAAGAAAAAAAGTAAACGTTGAATTGTGCAAAGATTGTGAGACTCATTGA
- a CDS encoding site-specific DNA-methyltransferase, with protein sequence MQKKEKPFVQLRWSDRSEEIYSKIHDIQTIEIVGSRQNSIQWLIHGDNLQVLSALSFGPTHKIVEKAGGIKMIYIDPPFEVGNNFYMTVQVGEKKKTIKELAYRDKWNGSHESYLSMIYTRLKLMHRLLTDDGCLLFHCDWRLNSKIRLILDEIFGSENFVNEIIWSYRSGGVSKTESLPRKHDSILLFRKSKKFKIRPLKERQYLQKSFMGSKVDLQGRIYVDTLLRDVLEGEINVVRGDKIEKYNTRPVLNLSKERLDYPTQKPEGLLKLLIELTTGKNDLIADFFCGSGSTLAAAQQLGRQWIGCDQSALAVHTAFKRTMPLKSDGMKLLRIGEMPETSMIGFECGIFTKNGQCFAELTDFIKNTHKKISVKRWQEIVDYWAVDFDFNPMEGFRGDWRDFRTKSKRSLNLKSSAFKKSNKTKIAIRVVDAFGNSHSRIFQ encoded by the coding sequence GTGCAGAAAAAAGAAAAACCTTTCGTCCAATTACGCTGGTCTGATCGTAGTGAAGAAATTTATTCTAAAATTCATGATATTCAGACTATTGAAATCGTTGGCAGCCGTCAAAACAGCATTCAATGGTTGATCCACGGTGACAATTTGCAAGTATTGTCGGCATTATCATTTGGGCCCACGCACAAAATCGTTGAAAAAGCAGGCGGCATTAAGATGATTTATATCGATCCGCCGTTTGAAGTTGGCAATAATTTTTACATGACGGTACAAGTTGGCGAAAAAAAGAAAACGATTAAAGAATTGGCTTATCGGGACAAATGGAATGGCTCGCATGAAAGCTATCTTTCAATGATTTATACGAGATTGAAGCTCATGCACCGACTACTGACCGACGACGGCTGCCTGTTGTTTCATTGCGACTGGAGGCTTAATTCAAAAATACGGTTGATACTGGATGAAATTTTCGGTAGTGAAAATTTTGTCAATGAGATCATCTGGTCGTACCGTTCCGGAGGCGTTTCAAAAACCGAATCGCTTCCAAGGAAACACGATTCGATTCTGTTGTTTCGCAAGTCGAAGAAATTTAAAATCCGCCCTTTAAAAGAACGTCAATATCTGCAAAAAAGTTTTATGGGGTCCAAAGTCGATCTGCAAGGCCGAATTTATGTAGATACTTTATTGCGCGATGTGCTTGAAGGGGAAATCAACGTTGTCCGTGGGGACAAAATCGAAAAATATAATACGCGCCCAGTGCTTAATCTTTCAAAAGAACGCCTTGATTATCCTACACAAAAACCCGAAGGTCTTTTAAAATTACTGATTGAATTGACAACCGGGAAAAATGATTTAATTGCAGATTTTTTTTGCGGATCAGGGTCCACCTTGGCTGCGGCTCAGCAGCTCGGTCGTCAGTGGATAGGGTGTGATCAAAGCGCATTGGCCGTGCACACCGCTTTCAAGAGGACGATGCCATTAAAAAGTGACGGAATGAAACTGCTGAGGATAGGCGAGATGCCTGAAACTTCAATGATTGGTTTTGAATGCGGAATTTTTACAAAAAACGGACAGTGTTTTGCTGAATTAACAGATTTTATTAAGAATACTCATAAAAAGATATCTGTAAAACGTTGGCAAGAGATCGTTGATTATTGGGCGGTTGATTTTGATTTTAATCCAATGGAAGGCTTTAGAGGTGATTGGAGAGATTTTCGTACGAAATCAAAAAGGTCTCTGAATTTAAAATCGAGTGCCTTTAAGAAATCCAACAAAACAAAGATAGCTATCCGTGTGGTAGACGCTTTTGGTAACAGTCATAGCAGAATTTTTCAATGA
- a CDS encoding efflux RND transporter permease subunit, protein MKLWNLAVDNKVTVYILIFIIVLLGSMSYSGLPREAAPDISIPLVIVSVPYVGVSPSDVEGLVTQPLEKELKSLKDVKEITSSSKEGLSTIRIEFETEVDIDEALRRVRDKVNQTKPKLPTDILEPVISEINFSEFPIMFVTFGGELGLARMKKIAENIQDKIEAVPGVLSAEITGSLEPEVQINCDVNRLKGYEIGFDDVVNAIRGENLTTPGGAIDNGTTEYSLRIPGEFATPKPIENIIVKMRNGYPIYIRDVATVDYAFEDRLTYSRLNSQPVLTLTVKKRAGENLINIADEVKKILTEEKATFPPGLTVNITNDMSIEIRRSVKELENSVMTGMFLVVMVLFMFFGMKNSFLISTSIPLSMLIGFIVLSLMGITLNFVVLFTLVLVLGILVDDAIVVIENIYRHQHEYGKNPIQAAKDATSEVAVPVATSTFTTISGFLPMLFWPGVIGDFMSYLPLTLIVMMSASLFTAYVISPTQGAQFIDYHKEMNQLKYAMDKKHWWAHYNPFSRIYHYVDTHFFPRAQEVYVKTLRWTLSTKPLIDFTIFGQRFGVSYKTCTVFGAGILLMLVTGIFIKFSKGIEFFPETQPNQVIVNISMPAGTPLETTNEISLMIEDRLRRVKGVEDMEFVVSNVGTSEDPFDMGGQGTPNKAQVSINFYEKLKRKQDSFLTLENAREAAKGIAGAEIKVAAQENGPPVGAPVSIEVSGDDFASLAKLSAQIQDEIRSVSGLVDLKDDYDAGKPEIQVIVDREKAALLEMNTAQIAMAVRTAVNGTEASKYRVGEDEYKITVRLREDQRNTPRDLENLNITFMNNKGKLLSVPLISVATVIHSSGVSNIRRKDLKRVITITGDAQGRLANDVLKDVQEKLSKYPLPNGYRIEYTGENEEMDKAAAFLFRTLIITILLIFLVMVSEFNSIKVPLVIMVSVLLSLIGVFIGLLVTGTPFGVIMTGVGVISLAGIVVKNAIVLLDFTKHLRGSGMSLDEALAEAGRTRLRPVMLTAGTTILGILPLASGIDFDWREFHFIIGAESSDFWRSLGVAIVFGLMVSTFLTLVIVPTTYSWLEEKTEKVGEWVKKIFAKDSDTGTATQA, encoded by the coding sequence ATGAAGCTTTGGAATTTAGCAGTTGATAATAAAGTCACGGTTTATATCCTGATTTTTATAATTGTTCTTTTAGGTTCAATGTCTTATAGCGGTTTGCCACGCGAGGCAGCACCGGATATATCCATCCCGTTGGTTATCGTTTCCGTACCGTATGTTGGTGTTAGTCCTTCGGATGTGGAAGGTCTTGTGACACAACCTCTGGAAAAAGAATTAAAGTCGCTCAAAGACGTCAAAGAAATTACTTCATCCTCGAAAGAAGGGCTTTCGACGATCAGGATAGAATTCGAGACGGAAGTTGACATTGACGAAGCGCTCCGGCGTGTACGCGATAAAGTTAATCAGACGAAACCCAAATTACCGACTGATATTTTAGAGCCTGTCATCAGTGAGATCAACTTCAGCGAATTTCCGATCATGTTTGTCACGTTCGGCGGCGAGTTAGGCTTAGCACGAATGAAAAAAATTGCCGAGAATATTCAGGACAAAATCGAAGCAGTGCCGGGCGTATTGAGTGCTGAAATTACCGGAAGCCTCGAGCCGGAAGTTCAGATCAATTGTGATGTGAATCGTCTGAAAGGCTACGAAATTGGATTCGATGATGTGGTCAATGCGATTCGCGGCGAAAACCTGACAACCCCTGGTGGTGCGATTGACAATGGTACGACGGAATATAGTTTACGCATTCCCGGTGAATTCGCCACTCCCAAACCTATCGAAAATATTATTGTAAAAATGCGTAACGGTTATCCGATTTATATTCGGGATGTAGCGACGGTCGATTATGCCTTTGAAGATCGGCTCACTTACAGCCGACTCAATAGTCAACCGGTTTTGACTCTGACAGTTAAAAAGCGCGCGGGCGAAAACCTGATCAACATTGCAGATGAAGTCAAAAAAATTCTGACTGAAGAAAAAGCTACTTTTCCACCAGGCTTGACTGTCAATATCACTAACGATATGTCGATTGAAATCCGCCGTTCCGTCAAAGAACTTGAAAACAGCGTCATGACAGGCATGTTTCTAGTCGTAATGGTTCTATTTATGTTTTTCGGCATGAAAAATTCGTTTCTGATTAGTACATCCATTCCGTTGTCGATGTTGATTGGTTTTATCGTGCTGAGTTTAATGGGTATTACCTTAAATTTTGTCGTTCTCTTCACGCTTGTTCTTGTTTTGGGAATTTTGGTCGATGATGCAATTGTAGTAATTGAAAATATCTACAGGCATCAGCACGAGTATGGAAAAAATCCGATTCAGGCGGCGAAAGATGCTACGAGCGAAGTTGCTGTTCCGGTTGCTACGTCGACGTTCACGACGATTTCGGGATTTTTGCCCATGTTGTTTTGGCCGGGCGTGATCGGGGATTTTATGTCGTATTTGCCGCTGACACTTATCGTGATGATGAGCGCATCGCTTTTTACAGCGTACGTGATCAGTCCGACGCAGGGCGCACAATTCATCGACTATCACAAAGAAATGAATCAGCTGAAATACGCTATGGACAAGAAACACTGGTGGGCACATTATAATCCATTTAGCCGGATCTACCACTATGTCGACACGCATTTTTTTCCGCGTGCACAGGAAGTGTATGTCAAAACTTTACGATGGACTTTGTCTACTAAACCGCTGATTGATTTTACAATTTTCGGACAAAGATTTGGCGTCTCTTATAAAACGTGTACGGTATTTGGAGCCGGTATTCTCTTGATGCTTGTGACTGGAATATTTATAAAATTCAGCAAAGGTATTGAATTTTTTCCAGAAACACAGCCCAATCAAGTTATTGTTAATATTTCTATGCCTGCCGGAACTCCACTGGAAACGACCAATGAAATTTCTTTAATGATTGAAGATAGATTACGCCGAGTTAAAGGTGTGGAGGATATGGAATTTGTAGTATCCAATGTTGGTACTTCCGAAGATCCTTTTGATATGGGCGGGCAGGGAACACCGAATAAGGCTCAAGTGTCCATCAATTTTTATGAAAAACTCAAACGAAAACAAGATTCATTCCTGACTTTAGAAAATGCTCGCGAAGCGGCTAAGGGAATTGCGGGAGCTGAAATAAAAGTTGCTGCGCAAGAGAATGGTCCACCGGTTGGCGCGCCGGTAAGTATTGAAGTTTCCGGCGATGATTTTGCATCTCTGGCAAAATTATCAGCGCAAATTCAAGATGAAATTCGAAGTGTTTCAGGTTTAGTCGATTTAAAAGACGACTACGATGCCGGCAAGCCTGAAATTCAGGTTATTGTCGATCGTGAAAAAGCCGCTCTATTGGAAATGAATACGGCTCAAATTGCCATGGCCGTTCGTACAGCCGTGAATGGTACTGAAGCATCCAAATATCGTGTCGGCGAAGATGAATATAAAATCACCGTTCGGCTGAGAGAGGATCAACGAAACACGCCCCGCGATCTTGAAAATCTGAATATCACGTTCATGAATAATAAAGGCAAACTTTTGTCCGTTCCGTTGATTTCAGTTGCGACCGTCATTCATAGCAGTGGTGTTTCGAATATTCGGCGTAAAGACCTGAAACGAGTGATTACAATTACCGGGGATGCACAGGGGCGACTGGCCAATGACGTTCTGAAAGATGTTCAGGAAAAATTATCGAAATATCCATTACCAAATGGTTACCGCATAGAATATACCGGCGAAAACGAAGAAATGGACAAAGCGGCTGCATTTTTGTTCAGAACGCTTATCATTACGATTCTCCTGATATTTTTGGTTATGGTATCAGAATTCAATTCAATCAAAGTGCCCTTAGTGATCATGGTTTCTGTACTGCTTTCATTGATAGGAGTTTTCATCGGATTACTTGTAACCGGTACGCCATTTGGTGTCATCATGACGGGAGTTGGGGTCATTTCACTGGCCGGAATTGTCGTTAAAAATGCAATTGTATTGCTGGACTTTACCAAGCATTTGCGTGGTAGTGGTATGTCATTAGATGAAGCATTGGCCGAAGCGGGCCGTACGAGGCTACGCCCGGTTATGCTTACCGCCGGAACGACGATTCTTGGCATTCTGCCCCTGGCTTCTGGAATTGATTTCGACTGGAGGGAATTTCATTTTATTATAGGCGCGGAAAGCAGTGATTTTTGGCGCTCGTTAGGAGTAGCGATTGTTTTCGGTCTCATGGTTTCAACGTTTTTAACTTTGGTGATCGTACCGACCACGTATTCATGGCTTGAAGAAAAAACGGAGAAGGTCGGTGAATGGGTTAAAAAAATATTTGCTAAAGATTCCGATACCGGTACCGCCACCCAAGCTTGA
- a CDS encoding efflux RND transporter periplasmic adaptor subunit has protein sequence MRNLILSGFLLVFAVYVISCNSSNAGSSSEKVVEKEAVVFVKTEKVTATEFAETIKLTGVIESMDNIIVPAEESGRIVEWRATKGSYVQKNQVLAKIDDAAIKSAYDAAMANYNMADVNYLKQKSAFEEQAISELQLKNLEFQRDAAKAQADLAKLRLDKTEIVSPIDGTLNDRYVDAGELAVIGQPVAQVIDMNRMKVMVGVPERHAKTLRMGLEVEFTVDAYPGDAFKGKISFVGSAVNADNRTIPVEVYFNNIQSKLKPQMTAIVNLQLATASKAILISQDYIQQIDMGRLVVYVAKNGIAEERVVQIGGTDNHRVRVLNGLAEGEELITVGYQNVIHNQKIKIQE, from the coding sequence ATGAGGAATTTAATACTATCAGGATTCTTATTGGTTTTTGCAGTCTACGTCATATCGTGTAATTCATCAAATGCCGGATCGTCTTCGGAGAAAGTCGTTGAAAAGGAAGCGGTTGTATTTGTGAAAACGGAAAAAGTAACAGCCACTGAATTTGCGGAAACGATCAAGTTAACCGGTGTCATTGAATCCATGGATAATATCATCGTTCCTGCAGAAGAAAGCGGACGTATTGTTGAATGGCGGGCAACCAAAGGTTCGTACGTCCAGAAGAATCAGGTATTGGCCAAAATCGATGATGCCGCCATCAAATCGGCTTACGATGCTGCAATGGCGAATTATAATATGGCCGATGTTAATTACCTTAAACAAAAATCGGCGTTCGAAGAGCAAGCTATTTCAGAACTTCAGTTGAAAAATCTTGAATTTCAGCGCGATGCGGCTAAAGCTCAGGCTGATCTCGCAAAACTAAGATTGGACAAAACTGAAATAGTAAGCCCGATAGACGGAACTTTGAATGACCGGTATGTTGATGCCGGAGAATTGGCTGTCATTGGTCAACCGGTGGCACAAGTGATTGACATGAATCGAATGAAAGTGATGGTGGGCGTACCGGAACGTCATGCCAAAACTCTGCGAATGGGTCTTGAAGTTGAATTTACCGTCGATGCCTATCCGGGAGACGCGTTCAAAGGAAAAATCAGTTTTGTCGGATCAGCCGTCAATGCTGATAACAGGACCATTCCTGTTGAGGTTTATTTCAATAACATTCAGAGCAAGTTAAAACCACAAATGACTGCTATAGTTAATTTACAACTAGCTACAGCATCAAAAGCGATTTTGATTTCACAGGATTATATTCAACAAATCGATATGGGACGGTTGGTCGTATATGTTGCTAAAAACGGAATTGCCGAAGAGCGTGTTGTGCAAATCGGAGGAACTGATAATCACCGGGTTCGTGTTCTTAATGGTCTTGCCGAAGGGGAAGAATTGATCACAGTCGGTTATCAGAATGTCATTCACAATCAAAAAATCAAAATTCAGGAATAG